The following coding sequences are from one Arcobacter nitrofigilis DSM 7299 window:
- a CDS encoding amino acid ABC transporter permease yields MKEHKKTVKGVAFYNNPKIRAIIYQILALAAIFLFTYYVLHNMFINIEKRGINTGFDFLGNEAGFGIISTLIPYTESDTYGRVFIIGILNTLLVSGIGIFFSTIIGLLVGIGRLSKNFMISKLCLVYVETFRNIPILLQILFWYNVVLAALPGPRQSMSYMDAFFLNNRGLYIPRPILESGFMSVIIAFLIAIAAVVYLAKWAKKKHDETGEEFPVFWTSLVILIASPVLVYFVSGSPATLEYAQLKGFNFVGGWTFTPELLALSFALSIYPATYIAEAVRAGIEAVPKGQKEAANSLGLKNHIILRKVVLPQALRVIIPPVINQYLNLMKNSSLATAIGYPELVTLFAGTALNQVGQAIEIILMTMAVYLTISILISIVMNFINAKIQIKER; encoded by the coding sequence ATGAAAGAACACAAAAAAACAGTAAAGGGCGTCGCTTTTTACAATAACCCAAAGATTAGGGCAATTATTTATCAAATATTAGCTCTTGCCGCTATTTTCCTATTTACATATTATGTTTTACACAATATGTTTATTAACATTGAAAAACGTGGGATTAATACAGGATTTGACTTTTTAGGTAATGAAGCCGGATTTGGTATCATATCAACACTAATTCCCTATACAGAATCAGACACTTACGGTAGAGTATTTATAATAGGTATTTTAAATACACTTTTAGTTTCAGGAATTGGTATATTCTTCTCTACAATAATTGGATTGTTAGTTGGAATAGGTAGATTATCAAAAAACTTTATGATTTCTAAACTATGTTTAGTTTATGTAGAAACATTTAGAAATATCCCAATACTTTTACAAATACTATTTTGGTATAATGTTGTATTAGCCGCACTCCCAGGTCCTAGACAATCTATGTCTTATATGGATGCTTTTTTCTTAAATAACAGGGGATTATATATTCCAAGACCTATTTTAGAAAGTGGTTTTATGTCTGTTATTATTGCATTTTTAATTGCAATTGCAGCAGTTGTTTATCTTGCAAAATGGGCAAAAAAGAAACACGATGAAACAGGTGAAGAGTTTCCCGTTTTCTGGACTTCTTTAGTTATTTTAATTGCTAGCCCAGTTTTAGTTTATTTTGTTAGTGGTTCTCCTGCAACACTAGAATATGCACAACTTAAAGGATTCAACTTTGTTGGTGGATGGACATTTACTCCTGAACTTTTAGCCTTATCATTTGCACTTAGTATTTACCCAGCTACTTATATAGCAGAAGCTGTAAGGGCAGGTATTGAAGCTGTTCCAAAAGGACAAAAGGAAGCAGCAAACTCTTTAGGATTAAAAAATCATATTATTCTAAGAAAAGTTGTTCTTCCTCAAGCATTAAGAGTTATTATTCCTCCAGTTATCAACCAGTATTTAAATTTAATGAAAAATTCATCACTTGCAACAGCAATTGGTTATCCAGAACTTGTAACACTATTTGCAGGAACTGCACTAAATCAAGTTGGTCAAGCTATAGAAATAATCCTAATGACAATGGCTGTTTACTTAACAATTAGTATACTCATATCTATTGTAATGAATTTTATTAATGCAAAAATACAAATAAAGGAGAGATAA
- a CDS encoding chaperone NapD: MNISSIVVQTLPKYLEQVIEDLKNCKACDYHMHDEKGRVIITIEGASVKEELEKLRIIEAIPHVISADMQMAYSEDELDENIKVLNNADAVPNMLKDDNIDPNKIVYNGDLKKKDLYSFSKHLEDK; encoded by the coding sequence ATGAACATTTCAAGCATAGTAGTTCAAACACTACCAAAATATTTAGAGCAAGTCATAGAGGACTTAAAAAACTGTAAAGCCTGTGATTATCATATGCATGATGAAAAAGGAAGAGTTATCATCACTATTGAAGGTGCTAGTGTAAAAGAGGAGTTAGAGAAACTACGAATAATAGAAGCAATTCCTCATGTTATAAGTGCTGATATGCAAATGGCATATAGTGAAGATGAACTAGATGAAAATATAAAAGTATTAAATAATGCAGATGCTGTTCCAAATATGTTAAAAGACGATAATATTGATCCGAATAAAATTGTTTATAATGGAGATTTAAAGAAAAAAGACTTATATAGTTTCTCAAAACATTTAGAAGATAAATAG
- a CDS encoding amino acid ABC transporter substrate-binding protein encodes MKLLKTLSLSIAALAIASTVSSADTLDTTIKNGKLSCGLNTGLPGFAAPDSDGVWKGIDVDVCRAVAAAVLGDATKVKYAHLNAKERFTALQSGEIDVLARNTTWTATRDTSLGLNFTGVNYYDGQGFLVSKKLGVKSAKELDGATFCIQAGTTTELNLTDYFKSHNMKYTPITYDTSAQTIQGFEEGRCDALTSDSSQLYALRTQLKNPSSAIVLPEIISKEPLGPVVRQGDDKWFNIVKWTEIAMLNAEDLGVNSKNVDEMLKSTNPNIQRLLGVTGDIGKNLGLDPKWAYNIIKQVGNYGESFERNVGQGSPLKIERGLNALWKNGGLQYGAPIR; translated from the coding sequence ATGAAACTACTAAAGACACTATCTTTAAGTATTGCAGCACTAGCGATTGCATCGACTGTATCATCAGCTGATACATTAGATACAACTATCAAAAACGGGAAATTAAGTTGTGGACTAAACACTGGTCTTCCAGGTTTTGCTGCTCCTGATTCAGATGGGGTTTGGAAAGGTATTGATGTTGATGTTTGTAGAGCAGTTGCTGCTGCTGTATTAGGTGATGCGACAAAAGTTAAATATGCTCATTTAAATGCAAAAGAGAGATTTACTGCACTACAAAGTGGTGAAATTGACGTATTAGCTAGAAATACTACTTGGACAGCTACAAGAGATACTTCATTAGGTTTAAACTTTACAGGTGTAAATTATTATGATGGACAAGGTTTCCTAGTATCAAAAAAATTGGGTGTTAAATCTGCAAAAGAGTTAGATGGAGCAACTTTTTGTATCCAAGCTGGTACAACGACTGAGCTTAACTTAACAGATTACTTCAAATCACATAACATGAAATATACTCCAATTACTTACGATACATCAGCACAAACAATCCAAGGTTTTGAAGAAGGTAGATGTGATGCTTTAACTTCTGATTCATCTCAATTATACGCATTAAGAACTCAATTAAAAAATCCAAGTTCTGCAATAGTACTTCCTGAAATTATTTCAAAAGAGCCTTTAGGTCCAGTTGTAAGACAAGGTGATGATAAATGGTTTAATATCGTTAAATGGACTGAAATTGCAATGTTAAATGCAGAAGATTTAGGTGTTAATTCTAAAAATGTAGATGAAATGTTAAAAAGCACAAATCCAAATATCCAAAGATTATTAGGTGTTACTGGTGATATTGGTAAAAACTTAGGATTAGATCCAAAATGGGCATATAACATAATCAAACAAGTTGGAAATTATGGTGAGTCATTCGAAAGAAATGTTGGTCAAGGTTCTCCTTTAAAAATTGAAAGAGGATTAAATGCACTATGGAAAAATGGTGGACTACAATATGGGGCACCTATTAGATAA
- a CDS encoding ferredoxin-type protein NapF, whose amino-acid sequence MKRRELFSSLASSFKNNEKQEKVIRPPYFNNEALFLSECIKCEGLCANSCEVNIIIIQKDKTPKLDFTKSGCTFCDECAKVCPSEVLKLEYKKNISAKIEINILECLSWNQTMCFSCKDPCLDDAIKFLGMFRPQINENCTSCGFCLKVCPTNAIKIG is encoded by the coding sequence ATGAAAAGAAGAGAGCTATTTAGCTCTCTTGCTTCATCATTTAAAAATAATGAAAAGCAAGAGAAAGTAATTCGCCCACCATATTTCAATAATGAAGCACTCTTTTTAAGTGAATGTATTAAATGTGAGGGCTTATGTGCCAACTCTTGTGAAGTAAATATTATAATAATACAAAAAGATAAAACGCCAAAACTAGATTTTACAAAGAGTGGATGTACTTTTTGTGATGAGTGTGCAAAAGTTTGCCCAAGTGAAGTTTTAAAACTCGAATACAAAAAAAATATCTCTGCAAAAATAGAAATAAATATTTTAGAATGTCTAAGCTGGAATCAAACTATGTGTTTTTCTTGTAAGGATCCTTGTCTTGATGATGCTATAAAATTCTTAGGAATGTTTAGACCCCAAATAAATGAAAATTGTACTTCTTGTGGGTTTTGTTTAAAAGTTTGTCCAACTAATGCAATAAAAATAGGATAA
- a CDS encoding WD40 repeat domain-containing protein produces MNTVKILLVIFVISFLNANEIIPTKTLNISAGATDLVINNDKLFVSTSAGIINIFNLKDFKLISNITIPQIKNFMGEVINSKIYSIDVLNNKVLILSQGKKGARKIDIFENGKIRNIISDEKQLFIARAKFINDEKIVLSLLSNELLLYNVNKKKIIYDKQISQSRFSYFALSENKKEILIADESGNLKLCDVKTGDLLKTYKGQNLDNVFQVDFKNEKIITAGQDRRAVFYSKNDTYYKESNFLIYSCALNSKGTLAAYSSNENNDVTIFDTSSRKDLHLLKENKMTLTKILFIKDNEVLVASDDNKINYYKIKE; encoded by the coding sequence ATGAATACTGTAAAAATTTTACTTGTAATATTTGTAATATCTTTTTTAAACGCAAATGAAATAATACCAACAAAAACACTCAATATAAGTGCAGGAGCAACTGATTTAGTAATAAATAATGATAAATTATTTGTTTCAACAAGTGCTGGGATAATAAATATCTTTAACTTAAAAGATTTCAAACTAATTTCAAATATTACAATTCCACAAATAAAGAACTTTATGGGAGAGGTTATTAATAGTAAAATATATTCTATTGATGTATTAAACAATAAAGTTTTAATTTTATCCCAAGGGAAAAAAGGTGCAAGAAAAATTGACATCTTTGAAAATGGGAAAATAAGAAATATCATTTCTGATGAAAAACAGTTGTTTATTGCACGAGCAAAATTTATAAACGACGAAAAAATTGTACTTTCACTTCTAAGTAATGAATTACTCTTATATAATGTGAATAAGAAAAAAATTATATATGATAAACAAATCAGTCAATCAAGATTTTCTTATTTTGCACTAAGTGAAAACAAAAAGGAAATTTTAATTGCAGATGAAAGTGGAAACTTAAAACTATGTGATGTAAAAACAGGAGACTTACTAAAAACCTACAAAGGTCAAAACCTAGATAATGTCTTTCAAGTAGATTTTAAAAATGAGAAAATCATAACAGCAGGTCAAGATAGAAGAGCTGTATTTTATTCAAAAAATGATACATATTATAAAGAGTCAAATTTTTTAATATATTCTTGTGCTTTAAATTCAAAAGGAACACTAGCAGCTTACTCATCAAATGAAAATAATGATGTAACTATTTTTGATACTTCATCAAGAAAAGATTTACATCTATTAAAAGAAAATAAAATGACACTTACTAAAATTTTATTTATAAAGGACAATGAAGTTTTAGTAGCAAGTGATGATAATAAAATAAACTATTACAAAATAAAGGAATAA